A genomic window from Haladaptatus caseinilyticus includes:
- a CDS encoding GNAT family N-acetyltransferase, whose protein sequence is METKRVTRTDIPEIRTISREAVEAAYDFLPDKERAATVRERFSEERLETALADDDVIIVAAIADGDPVGYAHVDVVNRADAVGEARLQGIYVTPDRWRQGIGTALLDGIEDEIRTQGFTQLSVSVLIDNERGKRFFESKGFERVEERVEDLFTGGTAYQQVYYHDFA, encoded by the coding sequence ATGGAAACGAAACGCGTGACGAGGACGGATATCCCCGAAATCCGAACCATTTCGCGCGAAGCGGTGGAAGCGGCATATGACTTCCTCCCTGACAAGGAGCGTGCGGCAACGGTTCGCGAACGATTCAGCGAGGAACGACTCGAAACGGCACTGGCGGACGACGACGTGATAATCGTTGCCGCAATCGCGGACGGCGACCCCGTCGGGTACGCGCACGTAGATGTCGTCAATCGGGCTGACGCCGTCGGAGAGGCGAGGTTGCAGGGGATATACGTCACACCCGACCGCTGGCGACAAGGTATCGGAACCGCGCTTCTCGACGGTATCGAGGACGAAATTCGAACGCAAGGTTTCACACAGCTATCGGTCTCCGTCCTCATCGACAACGAACGAGGCAAACGGTTCTTCGAATCGAAGGGTTTCGAGCGAGTAGAAGAACGTGTCGAGGACCTGTTTACGGGGGGAACAGCCTATCAACAGGTCTACTATCACGATTTCGCGTAG
- a CDS encoding amidohydrolase → MTAPADVIFTNAEVHTLADTDETAEAVAVRDGEIVRVDNAYEVDFLEGVETEVIDLGGRVLLPGFIDAHTHMMMVGSYLVNADLSVADSPADCVELLAELDADREWVLGYGFDESMWTESRYLTRDDLDSVSETRPVVAFREDMHTASINSVALARLRDVMPDEDVETEGSEPTGVVVEDAVDAIYEAIEPDAETMRELLRSAQRDVHEKGITGVHDMVRRSRAPEVYRALELDGDLALRVRINYWSDHIDAVEEIGLQTNHGSEFVRTGAIKSFTDGSFGGRTAKLSEPYADGDGTGQWVVPPEELDELVERADDAGMQFTAHAIGDEAIEATLDAFEETDDPGAKRHRVEHVELVTDDQVERFAESGVVASVQPNFLKWAQEGGLYDTRLGEERRKRTNRYRTLLDAGAYLAFGSDCMPLDPLFGIHQTVNAPVEAQRLGVTEALRAYTHGGAYAGFDENRLGTVERGKKADFVVLDVSPWEHEDHIENIDVAMTVVDGTVVFDGRND, encoded by the coding sequence ATGACAGCGCCAGCGGATGTGATTTTCACGAACGCCGAGGTCCACACCCTCGCGGACACCGACGAAACGGCGGAAGCGGTCGCCGTTCGTGACGGGGAAATCGTTCGTGTGGACAACGCCTACGAAGTCGACTTTCTGGAGGGTGTCGAGACTGAGGTAATCGACCTCGGTGGTCGAGTCCTCTTGCCTGGATTCATCGACGCCCACACGCATATGATGATGGTTGGGAGCTATCTCGTCAATGCCGACCTTTCCGTCGCCGACTCCCCTGCTGACTGTGTGGAGCTGCTCGCCGAGCTGGACGCCGACCGTGAGTGGGTGCTCGGCTACGGGTTCGACGAGAGCATGTGGACGGAATCGCGCTACCTCACCCGCGACGACCTCGATTCGGTAAGCGAAACCCGTCCCGTCGTCGCCTTCCGCGAGGACATGCACACGGCCTCGATCAACAGCGTGGCCCTCGCCCGACTTCGTGACGTGATGCCGGACGAGGACGTAGAGACAGAAGGAAGCGAACCGACCGGCGTCGTCGTCGAGGACGCCGTCGACGCCATCTACGAGGCCATCGAACCCGACGCCGAGACGATGCGGGAGCTCCTCCGTTCGGCGCAGCGGGACGTCCACGAGAAGGGGATCACGGGCGTTCACGATATGGTCCGACGCTCCCGTGCGCCGGAAGTGTACCGCGCACTCGAACTCGACGGCGACCTCGCTCTTCGGGTGCGCATCAACTACTGGAGCGACCATATCGACGCGGTCGAAGAAATCGGCCTCCAGACGAATCACGGAAGCGAGTTCGTCCGGACCGGGGCGATAAAGTCGTTCACCGACGGGAGTTTCGGCGGTCGAACCGCGAAGCTCTCCGAACCGTATGCGGACGGCGACGGAACCGGTCAGTGGGTCGTTCCCCCGGAAGAACTGGACGAACTCGTCGAACGCGCGGACGACGCTGGAATGCAGTTTACGGCGCACGCCATCGGCGACGAGGCGATCGAGGCAACCCTCGACGCGTTCGAGGAAACCGACGACCCCGGTGCGAAGCGACACCGGGTCGAACACGTCGAACTCGTCACCGACGACCAGGTCGAACGATTCGCCGAATCCGGCGTCGTCGCCTCCGTCCAACCGAACTTCCTGAAGTGGGCGCAGGAGGGCGGCCTCTACGATACCCGACTCGGAGAAGAGCGTCGAAAACGGACGAATCGCTACCGAACCCTGCTCGATGCTGGCGCTTACCTCGCGTTCGGAAGTGACTGTATGCCACTCGACCCACTGTTCGGAATTCACCAGACCGTCAACGCACCGGTCGAAGCACAGCGACTCGGCGTCACCGAAGCGCTCCGTGCGTACACGCACGGAGGGGCCTACGCAGGCTTCGACGAGAATCGGCTTGGAACCGTTGAGAGGGGCAAAAAGGCCGATTTTGTCGTCCTCGACGTATCCCCGTGGGAGCACGAAGACCACATCGAAAACATCGACGTAGCGATGACGGTCGTCGATGGCACTGTCGTTTTCGACGGGCGGAACGATTAA
- a CDS encoding HVO_0649 family zinc finger protein — MAIKQGRSPFDRLRKHYEKTERRCTKCGFVDEEGDWRVTARGGEVHFQHICPRCDAVDTRVLRYQR, encoded by the coding sequence ATGGCGATCAAACAAGGTCGTTCTCCGTTCGATAGGCTCCGAAAACATTACGAAAAGACGGAACGGCGATGCACGAAATGTGGTTTCGTGGACGAAGAGGGCGACTGGCGGGTCACTGCGCGCGGCGGCGAAGTTCACTTCCAGCACATTTGCCCGCGCTGTGATGCCGTCGATACGCGGGTGCTTCGGTATCAGCGGTAG
- the hmgA gene encoding hydroxymethylglutaryl-CoA reductase (NADPH) translates to MTDADELAEQVRAGDLRLHELEDHADNDTAAEARRKLLESETDATLDTVGDYSFDAEQAEPNIENMIGGAQIPMGVAGPIAVSGGSAEGDYYLPLATTEGALLASVNRGCSVIRTAGGADARVTKTGMTRAPVFRVQGIAEAEEVVSWVRENRDELAEAAESTTSHGELLDVTTYVVGDSVFLRFVYDTKDAMGMNMVTIATRKAAELVEDETPASLVALSGNLCTDKKPAAINAVEGRGRSVTADVRIPRETVENRLHTTPEAIEEANTRKNLIGSAKAGSLGFNAHAANVVAAAFLATGQDAAQVVEGSNAITTVEARDDELYASVSIASLEVGTVGGGTKLPTQSEALDVLGLRGGSDPAGSNTDALAEVIAVGALAGELSLLAALASRHLSSAHEELGR, encoded by the coding sequence ATGACCGACGCAGACGAACTCGCGGAACAGGTTCGAGCGGGCGACCTCCGCCTGCACGAACTTGAAGACCATGCAGACAACGATACCGCCGCCGAGGCTCGCCGCAAGCTCCTCGAATCGGAAACCGACGCGACCCTGGACACGGTCGGTGATTACTCCTTCGACGCGGAGCAAGCCGAACCGAACATCGAGAACATGATCGGTGGCGCCCAGATTCCGATGGGTGTCGCAGGACCCATTGCCGTCAGTGGTGGCTCCGCGGAGGGTGACTACTACCTCCCCCTCGCGACGACCGAGGGTGCACTGCTCGCCAGCGTCAACCGTGGGTGTTCGGTTATCCGCACTGCTGGTGGAGCAGACGCCCGCGTCACGAAGACCGGAATGACTCGCGCGCCCGTCTTTCGCGTGCAGGGCATCGCGGAGGCCGAGGAAGTCGTCAGTTGGGTTCGCGAGAACCGAGACGAACTCGCCGAAGCGGCCGAATCCACGACCAGCCACGGCGAACTCCTCGATGTTACCACCTACGTCGTCGGCGACTCCGTCTTCCTCCGATTCGTCTACGACACGAAGGACGCGATGGGGATGAACATGGTAACGATCGCGACGCGTAAAGCCGCGGAACTGGTAGAGGACGAAACCCCCGCGAGCCTCGTCGCGCTTTCGGGCAACCTGTGTACCGACAAGAAACCCGCCGCCATCAACGCCGTGGAGGGACGCGGTCGGAGCGTCACGGCGGACGTTCGAATTCCGCGGGAGACGGTCGAAAATCGACTCCATACGACGCCGGAGGCGATCGAAGAGGCGAACACGCGAAAGAACCTCATCGGAAGCGCGAAGGCAGGGAGTCTCGGCTTCAACGCGCACGCCGCGAACGTCGTCGCCGCTGCGTTCCTCGCAACCGGACAGGATGCCGCGCAGGTCGTCGAGGGAAGTAACGCAATCACGACCGTCGAAGCGCGGGACGATGAGTTGTACGCCAGCGTTAGCATCGCTAGCCTGGAAGTCGGCACGGTCGGCGGCGGGACGAAACTTCCCACGCAGTCGGAAGCCCTCGACGTACTGGGACTCCGTGGCGGCAGTGACCCCGCGGGAAGCAACACGGACGCACTCGCGGAAGTTATCGCAGTCGGCGCGCTCGCGGGAGAGCTCTCGCTACTGGCGGCACTCGCATCGCGCCATCTCTCGAGCGCGCACGAGGAGCTCGGACGATAA
- a CDS encoding inositol monophosphatase family protein: MDSFEGTAVRACRAAGEYLVSEFEAESLEANYGTDDVKAVADRGSERRILDILSAEYPHHGIFAEESGEQAGESDYRWVIDPLDGTNNFCSGIPYFGTALALLHEDEPILSVIHDPLHDDTYVARRGEGATLNDEPMRADSDVASDHATVSFVIGIDVLRNDGLQTRADELDSALSGHCKRVWKSWAPTLDWGLLSRGKLEAVVCFHPDEVEQHAGWLLAEESGARLANEGDLFVAAASDEVFTTLESVI, encoded by the coding sequence ATGGACTCGTTCGAAGGGACAGCAGTGCGAGCGTGTCGGGCAGCAGGCGAGTACCTCGTTTCGGAGTTCGAAGCTGAGTCACTGGAAGCTAACTACGGAACGGACGATGTGAAGGCGGTCGCGGACAGGGGTTCCGAACGTCGAATTCTCGACATACTCTCCGCCGAATACCCGCACCACGGGATTTTCGCCGAGGAATCCGGCGAACAGGCTGGTGAAAGCGACTATCGGTGGGTTATCGACCCTCTCGATGGGACGAACAACTTCTGTTCGGGGATTCCATATTTCGGAACCGCGCTGGCACTGCTCCACGAGGACGAACCAATTTTGTCCGTGATCCACGACCCGCTTCACGACGACACATACGTCGCCCGTCGTGGCGAGGGGGCGACGTTGAACGACGAGCCGATGCGCGCGGACAGCGATGTGGCGAGCGACCATGCGACGGTTTCGTTCGTTATCGGTATCGACGTACTTCGAAATGACGGGCTGCAAACGCGGGCCGACGAACTCGATTCGGCGCTTTCCGGGCACTGCAAACGTGTCTGGAAAAGCTGGGCACCGACCCTCGACTGGGGATTACTCTCCCGTGGCAAACTCGAAGCGGTCGTCTGTTTTCATCCGGACGAAGTGGAACAACACGCGGGGTGGCTTCTCGCCGAGGAGAGCGGTGCACGATTGGCGAACGAGGGAGACCTGTTCGTGGCGGCGGCGAGCGACGAGGTGTTTACCACGCTCGAATCGGTGATCTGA